The following are encoded in a window of Brevibacillus sp. DP1.3A genomic DNA:
- the mdh gene encoding malate dehydrogenase has product MAFNRKKIAVIGSGFTGATTAFILGQKELGDVVLVDIPQLENPTKGKALDMMESSPVLGFDANITGTANYEDIKDADLVIITAGIARKPGMSRDDLVNTNAGIMKSVAEQVKTYAPNSIVLVLSNPVDAMTYTFFKTSGFPKERVIGQSGVLDSARFRTFVAMELSVSVEDVTGFVLGGHGDDMVPLVRYSYAGGIPLEKLIPKDRLDAIVERTRKGGGEIVNLLGNGSAYYAPAASLVQMAEAILKDKKRILPSIALLQGEYGYNDLYLGVPTLLGANGIEKVIELDLTDEEKAALDKSADSVRSVMAVLK; this is encoded by the coding sequence ATGGCATTCAACCGTAAAAAAATCGCTGTTATCGGTAGTGGCTTCACTGGTGCAACAACTGCATTCATTTTGGGGCAAAAAGAGCTGGGCGACGTAGTATTGGTTGACATTCCGCAACTGGAAAACCCAACAAAAGGTAAAGCGCTCGACATGATGGAATCCTCTCCAGTATTAGGCTTTGATGCGAACATCACAGGTACTGCGAACTATGAAGACATCAAAGATGCTGATCTGGTCATCATCACAGCAGGTATTGCCCGCAAGCCTGGCATGTCCCGCGATGACTTGGTGAACACCAATGCTGGCATTATGAAATCTGTTGCAGAGCAAGTAAAAACATATGCACCTAACTCTATCGTGCTCGTACTGTCCAACCCAGTTGACGCGATGACGTACACCTTCTTCAAAACGTCCGGCTTCCCGAAAGAGCGCGTAATCGGTCAATCCGGCGTTCTGGATTCGGCTCGTTTTCGTACCTTCGTGGCTATGGAGTTGAGCGTATCTGTAGAAGACGTAACGGGCTTCGTTTTGGGTGGTCACGGTGATGACATGGTTCCTTTGGTTCGCTACTCTTATGCTGGTGGTATCCCATTGGAAAAATTAATCCCGAAAGACCGTCTGGATGCGATTGTAGAGCGTACTCGCAAGGGCGGCGGCGAGATCGTGAACCTTCTGGGGAACGGTTCCGCTTACTATGCACCTGCGGCTTCCTTGGTACAAATGGCTGAGGCCATCCTCAAGGACAAAAAACGCATTCTGCCATCCATCGCTCTTCTGCAAGGAGAGTACGGCTACAACGATCTCTACCTGGGTGTACCGACTCTGCTCGGCGCAAACGGGATCGAGAAAGTGATCGAATTGGATCTGACTGACGAAGAGAAAGCAGCTCTCGATAAGTCTGCTGACTCTGTACGCAGCGTAATGGCTGTTTTGAAATAA